The Ornithinimicrobium faecis region CAGCCCCGCTGCCACGGACGAGATGATGACGGAGCCGGCCGCGACGGGCACCGGTGTGGTGGCCCCCGGGGTCAGCAGGACGTCGAGATTGATGCCCAGCACGGGGCCGGCCACGAGCCACAACAGGAGCGCCGTGGCTCCGGCGCTCGCCACGACGGCGAGCCGTGGACCGGGTTGGGCACGGCCGCTGCGTCGAGGAGCTTTCCCGGTGAGGGGGCCAGTGTCTGCGTGGGCGCCTGGCTGGGGGTTGGGACGGATGTCTGCGCGGTCATCGGTGGTGGTGTGATTTCTCATGTCCTTCACGCTAGGAATCGCCCTGGCGACCCGATAGACGTCGATGTCCGCGGTCCGTCGGTACATCTGTCCTCGCAGCTGTCGTCACTGGGTCATCGGCGCAGGTAGCCTTACCCGCGTGAGCCTGCGCCTGTATGACACCGCGACCCGAGAGCTGCGCGACTTCGAGCCCCTTGAGCAGGGCCGGGCGGGCATCTATATCTGTGGTCTCACCACGCAGGGCTCCCCGCACATCGGGCACATTCGGTTTGCTGTCGCCTTCGACATCCTGCGCCGCTGGCTCGTGCGCGGTCACGGGCTGGACGTCACGCTGGTCCGCAATGTCACGGACATCGACGACAAGATCCTGAACAAGTCCGCTGAGAATGACCGCCCCTGGTGGGCCTGGAGCTATCAGCACGAGCGGGCCACGACCCAGGCGCTGGAGACCCTCGGCGTCCTGCCGCCGACCTACGAGCCGCGTGCCACCGGTCACATCACCGAGATGGTCGAGCTGATCGACGCCCTGGTCGAGCGAGGCCATGCCTACCCCGCAGCCGACGACAGCGGCGACGTCTATTTCGACGTGCGCTCCTGGTCCGACTACGGCGAGCTGACCCACCAGAAGATCGAGGACATGGAGCCGGCAGC contains the following coding sequences:
- a CDS encoding DUF6069 family protein is translated as MRNHTTTDDRADIRPNPQPGAHADTGPLTGKAPRRSGRAQPGPRLAVVASAGATALLLWLVAGPVLGINLDVLLTPGATTPVPVAAGSVIISSVAAGLLGWALLAGLERISRHGATIWRCLAGAVALLSLGGPLSLAQSGGGTVVLTLLHLVVGGILLIALPRAGTERAHRTSTGQAGVARAGAPT